In Candidatus Atribacteria bacterium ADurb.Bin276, a single genomic region encodes these proteins:
- a CDS encoding DNA replication protein DnaC has protein sequence MLIEEKEIELLKRGEPPINSDILKIITIGRELWLDFFKEYYLNNFIYQGGSKVKVVVGSEGTGKTHLLRCIEQEARDQGYATVFFSLRDFYFKLNDLTSLYKMIVSQIDLEELVRGLCRKTASMLGYDSNHYDGSERLLPIMVEDGMTKVTAEKEIRNTASQVFKDADFGSSFSAFAYTVVKERMIKGKDGTLTTALRWLSGEKLERQERQTTYLFEKLQKSNARYWLNSLIRLLKYAGWSGLLVLIDDVDIITRRSPETARYYYTPNAIKDVCEIIRQLIDDTELLESFVMILSGRYPMLEDEKRGFKSYEALWMRLQSGLVTVNRFNRFADIVNMDDFVKALNDQLETKLTSKMNELFTSAGYERKYLEELPDTSTMSKLRAIVMENAMFMKKKEGY, from the coding sequence ATGTTGATTGAAGAAAAAGAAATCGAACTTTTAAAAAGAGGAGAACCTCCAATTAATTCTGATATTCTAAAAATTATTACCATTGGTCGGGAACTATGGCTGGATTTTTTTAAAGAATACTATCTCAATAATTTTATTTATCAGGGTGGAAGCAAGGTCAAGGTTGTGGTTGGATCAGAAGGAACGGGTAAAACTCACTTATTGCGCTGCATAGAACAAGAGGCACGTGATCAAGGGTACGCCACCGTTTTTTTCTCACTCCGTGATTTTTATTTTAAATTAAATGACCTTACCTCATTGTACAAAATGATAGTCTCACAAATTGATTTAGAAGAGCTAGTCCGAGGCCTTTGCCGGAAAACAGCCAGTATGCTTGGATATGATAGCAATCATTATGATGGATCGGAACGCCTCCTTCCTATAATGGTTGAAGATGGTATGACGAAAGTTACAGCAGAAAAAGAAATTCGCAATACTGCCAGTCAAGTTTTTAAAGATGCTGATTTCGGTAGTTCATTCTCGGCTTTTGCCTATACAGTAGTTAAAGAACGTATGATAAAAGGTAAGGATGGAACCTTAACAACGGCTTTACGATGGTTGTCTGGTGAAAAATTAGAGCGACAGGAACGACAAACGACTTATTTATTTGAGAAACTGCAAAAATCGAATGCTCGTTATTGGCTTAATTCTTTGATTCGTCTATTGAAGTATGCCGGATGGAGTGGTTTGCTTGTTCTCATCGATGATGTAGATATCATAACCCGACGTTCTCCAGAAACAGCTCGCTATTATTACACACCAAATGCCATTAAAGATGTCTGCGAGATAATACGACAACTTATTGATGACACAGAGTTATTAGAAAGTTTTGTAATGATATTATCTGGTCGATACCCTATGCTCGAAGATGAAAAAAGGGGATTTAAAAGTTATGAAGCTCTTTGGATGCGCTTACAATCAGGTTTAGTAACAGTTAACCGATTTAATCGTTTTGCTGATATTGTAAATATGGATGATTTCGTAAAAGCATTGAATGACCAATTAGAAACAAAATTAACTTCCAAAATGAATGAACTTTTCACATCGGCAGGATATGAACGGAAATATCTTGAAGAACTCCCTGACACCTCGACCATGAGTAAGCTTCGCGCTATTGTAATGGAAAATGCCATGTTTATGAAAAAAAAGGAGGGATATTGA